A DNA window from Actinomadura coerulea contains the following coding sequences:
- a CDS encoding MarR family winged helix-turn-helix transcriptional regulator: MPDPIAEAHRQWSGRWPEHADRMAAVTSVMRAQQILLSRIEAVLKPFGLTFAAYEALRLLAFARTGTLPMGKMGARLMVHPASVTNVIGRLEQRGLVGRRPSPDDRRVVLATITPAGRDLAEEATLALNESGFGIAGLPAAEAADITTALRRVRLATGDLD; encoded by the coding sequence ATGCCCGATCCCATCGCCGAGGCCCACCGCCAGTGGAGCGGCCGCTGGCCCGAGCACGCCGACCGCATGGCGGCCGTCACCTCGGTGATGCGGGCCCAGCAGATCCTGCTCAGCCGGATCGAGGCCGTCCTCAAGCCGTTCGGGCTGACGTTCGCCGCCTACGAGGCCCTGCGCCTGCTCGCCTTCGCCCGCACCGGGACCCTGCCCATGGGCAAGATGGGCGCCCGCCTCATGGTGCACCCGGCGTCCGTGACCAACGTGATCGGCCGCCTGGAGCAGCGGGGCCTGGTCGGCCGCCGCCCCTCCCCCGACGACCGCCGCGTCGTCCTCGCCACCATCACCCCCGCGGGCCGCGACCTGGCCGAGGAGGCCACGCTCGCCCTCAACGAGTCCGGCTTCGGCATCGCCGGCCTCCCCGCCGCCGAGGCCGCCGACATCACCACCGCGCTGCGCCGCGTCCGCCTGGCGACCGGCGACCTGGACTGA